TAGACTGGTTTCATACGCGACCCTGCTGTTTTCATAAATCGCTGAACCcctcttttccacattttgttacgttacaaccttattctaaaattgattaaataaaaaaaaaatccttatcaatctaccaacaataccccataatgacaaagtgaaaacatattttaaaatattatttcaaatgtaatgaaaataaaaaacagaaataccttatttacataagtattcagaccctttgctatgatacaaAAAAATTgagctcctgtttccattgatcatccttgagatgtttctacaacttgattggagtccacctgtggtaaattcaattgattgaacatgatttggaaaggcacacacctgtctatgtaaggtcccaYagttaacagtgcatgtcagagaaaaaaccaagccatgcagtcgaagaaattgtccgtaaagctcagagacaggattgagtcgaggcacagatctgggtaaaggtaccaaaaaatgtctgcagcattgaaggttcccaagaacctccatcattcctaaatggaaaggggtttagaaccaccaagactcttcctagagttggccgcaaaccaaactgaacaatcgggggagaagggcattggtcagggaggtgaccaagaacctaatggtccCTCTGACAGWGCTCcatagttcttctgtggagatgggagaaccttgcagatKgacaaccatctctgcagcactccaccaatcRggcctttatggtagagtggccagacggaagccactcctcagtaaaaggcacatgacagcactcttggagtttgccaaaaggcacttRaaggactctcagaccatgagaaacaatattatctggtctgatgaaaccaagattgaactctttagcctgaatgccaagcatcacgtctggaggaaaccatacACTGCTCATcatctggccaataccatccctacggggaagcatggtggtggcagcatcatgctgtggggatgtttttcagtggcaggKactgggagacttgtcaggatcgaggggaaaatgaatggagaaaagtacagagagatccttgatgaaaacctgatccagagcactcaggacctcagactgcggcgaatgttcaccttccaacaggacaacaagaatacgcacacagccaagacaacgcaggagtggcttcgggacaagaatSTCCATGAGAGGCCCGGACATGAACCCCTGTGATAAAACGTATTGCAGaatggtagactgcatccaaggGTTTYAAAACAGAGGTTGGCACATGCAAGTAAACAATATAACCAAAATCCAATACAGGGAGAATTGTATTTTCAATACTGAGGCATGAtttattttgatataaaaaattCTTGGATCTTAGCTCCTTAGTCATATTTTCTATATGCGTTAtgaaggacaacttgtcatcaatCAAGATACCCAGRTACTTATATTGATAAACACGCTCAATTTGGGCTCCATTTGTAGCGCACATATGCAGGTCCTCAGGGTCAACATTTCGTGACCTAGAGAACAGCATGagcttggttttacttgtatttaacacTAATTTAAGATCTGTAAGTGATTTCTGAATTGAATCAAAGTCATGCTGAAGTTCACGAATGGCCTGCTGCACTGAGGTGGCACAGTAATACAaaactgtgtcatctgcatagggATGAATGTTACAAGTACTAACAGTGTTTCCTATGTCATTAATATACAAGGTGAACAATAATGGACCCAAAATCGAACCCTGAGGAACACCTTTTTGAATCTCAAGAAATTCAGATTTAACCCCATCTGgtaagatggcctgagttctgtcgctAAGATAATTCTGAAACCATGAACAGGCTGTATATCCCAGGCCTACTCTTGATAACTTCTTTAGCAAAACAGAATAATCAACAGTGTCAAACGCCTTTGACGGGTCAATGAACAAGGCAGCACAGCTCTTTTTAGCATCCGaggcattgacaagatcattaacaactagCGTTGTTACCGTGGTAGTACTATGCcgaggcctaaaccctgattggtttataTAAAAAAATWAAATTATCAGATAAAAAGGAACGAACTGGTACATTAACCAAGTATTCAAGAATCTTAGCTATACAAGGTAGTCTTGAAATGAGGCGAAAGTTGTCAAGATCATTTGTATCGCCACCCTTAATGAGTGGCAACACATATGCGGATTTCCATGCTTTTGGAATActtcctgataacaatgttaaataaaaaatgtgtgctACAGAGTCAGCAATAAGGGGAGCTGCACACTTAAACAGACCAGGCTCCAAATGATTAGCCACTGTGGATTTTGTCTGTCTAATGTtagcaaagcatccaggacttctttatcGGTGAATTTCTGAAAACTCCTGACCAGCATGTTCAGTATCATTCAATAGATTTTCACCATCTACATCCTAACTACTCTTTTCAAGAGCTGCCtttgaaatacattcaaatataTAACCCGCGGAGATAAAATGGTGATTAATGCATTAATGATATCAATTTTGTTAGTGATAGGGCCGGGATCTAAATTAATTAtttgggggagagaagaggagacacaaCCCTTCAGTGATGTAACAGCTTTCCAAAATGTAGCTGGGTTCCCTGTACATTCAGATAGTGTATTAACATAATATCTAATTTTGCTTTTTTAACTAGTTTTACACACAGATTTCTCAATCGCCTGAAAGACTGCAGAGTCTGTGAATCTCTGTTGTGTATGACTTCAGATAGCGCTGAACTGAACCAAGGGCAATACTTATTTTTAATTCTCAGTTTTTTAAAGGGAGCATGTTTATCTACAATACAATTGAAACATTTGAAAAGTGGTTCAGAGCCAACTCTGAATAAAATCAAAGTCACCAAAATAAAGATCACAAAAAAAGGCCTATTCATTGAAATTATAAAAATTCCTCTTGTTAATAAAACAAGGTTTGGATCTAGGCATCTGTATATCCCTGACACATACAATGAGGCATTGGTCACTAATATCCAAAGCAAATACCTCACTCCCAGAATATTTCTCTGGAATATTTGTAAATACGAGGTCAATCAAAGTCGATTTCGTAGGGTCCTTTAAGTTTGGACGAGTAATCAGCtgggttaaaagcagtggtcAGAGCTTAATCATTGCGTCTTTATGACAGTGGTCACTGTACGGTCATTAAAGTCTCTAGTAGTTTGTTGCTAGTGAATAACCAATCCCTTTCATAGTGTGCAGATTAATGGAAGAGTCCAATGAACAatattaatgtgttgtgtgtcaaCAAAGTTACAGACACGGCAACCAGTGGAAGTGCAATTCAAGTGCWGGTTGAGTCAGAGTATGTGATGTATTATAGTAGCCCTGTAACATAgtctccgtcccaaatggcaccggSttccctatatagtacactatcaGAACcctatggaccccaggaagagtatccKCTRcttctgcaaaagctaatgaggatccaaataaacacataatacaagtagtgcactataaaggaaatagggtgccttttAAGACACACTGATAGTGTAGCCTACCCTCTGTTCCCTGTGGCGGTGGAGCTCAGGTCCAGGTGCTGCAGGCATCTACAGGCCACAGCTACAGCCTTCACACCAGCATCACTCACCTTACCGCAGCCACTTAGATCCaacaacctgacacacacacatacacacacacagacacaggacaaggacatgcatacacacgcacgcacgccacgcacgcacgcacgcacgcacgcacgccacgcacgcacgccacacacacacacacacagcacacacacacacacacacacacacacacacacacacacacagaccactgccatacacaccaccaaacaccaccacacacacatcacacacacacaccacacaccaccacacacacacacacacacacacacacacacacacacacacacacacaacacacacacacaccacacacacacacacacacacacacacacacacacacacacacacacacacacacaccacaaacaagaGTGAATGACTGAAAACAAGAGTGAATGACTGAATGAATGAGTGACTTACAGGCGGCTGTTTGCGTATACACAGAAGCATACCTGATGTGGGAGAGCGTGGGGTGCTGATCTTGTGCAGGCTCATGTCAGTGACTCCAGGGCAGGAGCTGAGGGTCAGCCTCTGAGGTCAGGCACTGCAGGAGACCTGATGAACTCTCTGATCACTCACCTATACAGCGTGGATGAACATTAATGACtactaaagcacacacacacacgcaccacagcacacacacacactgcatgccgTCAGTCAGGTAAGGGAGTGAAGGTGTTTGATACAGAAAGGTGTGATGAACAGTCATGACtactttaaaataatgttttacatatcctacattactcatctcatatgtaatattactgtattctacaccatctactgcatcttgcctatgcagcacgggccattgctcatccatatatttatatgtacaatatcttattcatccctttacatttggtgtataaggtagttgttgtgaatttgttagattacttgttagatattactgcacggacGGACTAGAAGCAAGCATTTCGCTCACTCACATAAAATCtgcaccatgtgtatgtgaccaataagattgaTCTGATTTGACTGCTTGACTACTAAGcaccaaatgcacacacacacaccacacacacacacacacacacacacacacacacacacacacacaccacacacacacacacacacacacacacacacacacacacacacacacacacacacacacacacaaacacacaccaaagtaCAAAAGCCTTTTCCACACTTTTTTGCAACTCACCTGTCTCTGCATCTTATGACGAGGGCATTCAGGGCTTCATCTGTAACTTGGCAACCATTGAGAACAACAGTCTTCAGGCTGCAGACATGAGTCATAAGCCATGTTATTTCATGTTATCTGAAAGCCTTGATAAACGCATATCGTTATGTAACAACATCAAACTGCGATATCATCAAATGTGATCATTTTTACATTAAACATGTGTTAATGATGGTAATGGCACTACGGCCTACCCAGTGCAGGTGTCAGTCAGTGCTTTGATGCCCGTGTCAGTCGCTCCGCTCCAGCTGACGTCCACACAGGTCATGTGATCACAGTGTTGACCACTCAGAGTCAGCACCAGGTCACCATGGAGACCAGGCCCACTGCAGCTTGTCACACTCAGCACCTGTAGCCAATGAACAGGTCTCACAACGGGACAAAAATAACTGTGTTTTTGTTTCCTTCACATTATTACAGTTCTCGATCTTTCTGTACAACACAGCAGTTGATACAGTAGGTGACGGGTTAAAACTACCTCCAGAGAGGCTTGACTTAGTTTGAAAAACTCCTCTAGTCCGCTCGGGGTGATTGACAGTCCGCTGCACCTGTAGATAGTCAGGCTTCGAGGATTACGCCYGCCCACACTGCTCAGCCATTGGTCAGTTAAAGATGAGCTGTTCTCCACACTAACAACCTGCCCTAAAGAGAAATACAGTTTGAAATAATKAAACATTTTTACTTTGATATAAGTATTATGGGTAtactgttgtttgtgtgtgtgtgtgtgtgatttcacaGCTCTCGTTAACTCCTGTTTCTCCAGAGAGTCTTACTAGGGGACAGCTGGGGACAGAGGAAGACCCACACACCTCACTCACTCGTTCATTCACTTCCTCAGAGACTTACATAGTGTGTGGTCATTGGCCAGTCGGAGCAAGTGGAGGCAGACCTGGGCCACTGTAGACAGATCTCTGTGTGGCAGGAGTGACAGTATGGATAACCATACCTCATCAGGGAGAGACAGCCACTGTACACAGCCCCCTacaggctgggagagagagtgtaTTCTACTGATTACTCAACACACAGACCAGTACACTACACTCAACACACAGACCAGTACactacactcaacacacacaccagtacactactgtacacacaacacacacaccagtacactACACTcaacacacagacccacagatgTACATAACACAGATGTGCTCAAGCTGTTTGGGACTGGTTTTAACGGTCAGTAATGAAATACAGTATAAGAAATGCATCTATACTGCACCAGTTTGAGAGCCTAGGTCAACAGGAATATTAGTTGCAATTGGATATTGCACCAGGCACTGACCTAAAGATTGTACAAAAATGCTTTACATCAGGCATTGTTAGATACAGATACAAGAACAACATACCAGTTATGGTGGGTGTCCACTTAAAGATTGACTAGCAACAAAAAATGGACCTAAAGACACCCACATGGAGTGCCCCACAAAATGTTCCCAAGAAGAggacaaacaaaagaaaaaaccccacaacaaactaaagaaCAGGAAGCAAAGCCAACAGtggagcaaaacaaaaacaggaaatACAAATGAAAGACCTGTAACAtaagggtgtggtgtgtgtgtgtgtgtgtgtgtgctgtgtttgcaATGTAGTGTGAATAGtgaatgtgttgtgtgtaggaACCGAGTATTTTGTGGGTTGTGGATTATGTATgggtttgtggtgtggtgtgtgtgttgggtgtgtgtgtgtgtgtgtgtgttgtgtgtggtgtgtgtgtgtgtggtgttgtgtgcgtgtgggcgttgtcctgtgtgtgtgtgcatgtgtctgggtgtgtgtgtgtgcatgtgtctgggtgtgtgtgtgtgagtgtaatcTCGCTCTCATTCTGTCTAAATCCGTGAAGAGTCTTATGACTATTGCGAGGTTGTGAGGGGCGAAATTAATTTCAAACCAAGATCTTGAGTTTCCCCAAAAAACATAACATGCATTATGTAACTTCTTCAACCTTGTATGCCCTGCATTCTGGATTCTGGATTCTTGTATAACTTTGCGTTCTAAGAAACAGGGTTCTGTAATAATTGGTGACTACTTGGAGTTATAACAATA
This portion of the Salvelinus sp. IW2-2015 linkage group LG15, ASM291031v2, whole genome shotgun sequence genome encodes:
- the LOC139028767 gene encoding F-box/LRR-repeat protein 7-like, which produces MGIGAAVISRIHSLSQPVGGCVQWLSLPDEVWLSILSLLPHRDLSTVAQVCLHLLRLANDHTLWQVVSVENSSSLTDQWLSSVGXRNPRSLTIYRCSGLSITPSGLEEFFKLSQASLEVLSVTSCSGPGLHGDLVLTLSGQHCDHMTCVDVSWSGATDTGIKALTDTCTGLKTVVLNGCQVTDEALNALVIRCRDRLLDLSGCGKVSDAGVKAVAVACRCLQHLDLSSTATGNRGMSLLAKYCSTHLHTVKLSFCQISPEAIHMCLHPY